In the genome of Doryrhamphus excisus isolate RoL2022-K1 chromosome 11, RoL_Dexc_1.0, whole genome shotgun sequence, one region contains:
- the LOC131138258 gene encoding four and a half LIM domains protein 1-like, which translates to MAANVHCFYCREDLGGRKFVRNEGRPVCVRCHTKFCANNCAECHRPISVESKELSHKGRFWHEDCFRCGKCYKPLAREPFTTKDDRILCGKCCSREEAPRCHACYKPILAGTESVEYKGNSFHDECFTCCHCKRPMGSQSFVSKGSDVYCSPCYDNKFAKICVSCKKPIMSGGVNYQEQPWHGHCFVCSSCSKPLAGSSFTTHQDHVFCVDCYKNTVAKKCNGCQMAITGFGKGVNVVTYEGGSWHEYCFNCKRCSLSLSNKPFVTKGRDILCPDCDSN; encoded by the exons ATGGCCGCCAACGTGCACTGTTTCTATTGCCGGGAGGACCTTGGGGGCAGGAAGTTTGTCCGCAACGAGGGTCGCCCAGTTTGTGTGCGTTGCCACACCAAGTTCTGTGCCAACAACTGCGCCGAATGCCATCGACCCATCTCTGTGGAGTCAAAG GAGCTGAGTCACAAGGGACGATTCTGGCATGAGGACTGTTTCCGATGCGGAAAGTGTTATAAGCCTCTGGCGAGGGAGCCTTTCACCACCAAGGATGATCGCATCCTGTGTGGGAAGTGCTGCTCCAGGGAGGAGGCTCCACGTTGCCACGCCTGCTATAAACCCATACTGGCTG GCACAGAGAGTGTGGAGTACAAAGGCAACTCCTTTCACGATGAGTGCTTCACCTGTTGCCACTGCAAACGACCAATGGGATCGCAGAGCTTCGTCTCCAAAGGGAGCGACGTCTACTGCAGCCCCTGCTATGACAACAAGTTTGCCAAAATCTGCGTTTCCTGCAAAAAG CCCATAATGTCAGGAGGAGTCAACTACCAGGAGCAGCCTTGGCACGGACACTGTTTTGTGTGCAGCTCCTGCTCCAAACCTCTGGCCGGGTCCAGCTTCACCACCCACCAGGACCACGTCTTCTGTGTGGACTGCTACAAGAACACAGTGGCGAAGAAATGCAACGGCTGCCAAATGGCCATCACAG GTTTCGGCAAAGGAGTGAACGTGGTGACCTATGAGGGAGGCTCATGGCATGAATATTGCTTCAACTGTAAGCGATGCTCCCTCAGTCTGTCCAACAAGCCCTTTGTGACCAAGGGGCGGGACATCCTGTGTCCAGACTGCGACAGCAATTAG